GTGTCGCCGCCGTCGGTGCTGTAGGCGACCCGCTGGTCCTCCCGCTCGTCGTCGTGGTGGCCGCTGTACATCGCCACGATGCTGTCCGGCCCGAAGCCGGCGGTGTCGTCGCTGTCGACGACGGCGCCGCCGGAGAACGCCTGTACTCCATCGTCCGGCACCTTACAGCCCCGCTCGTCCCACGTACAGAGGTCATCGCTCCGGGCGTGGTCCCAGCGGCGCCGGTCCGCCCCGGCCTGGTAGAACAAGTGGTACGTCCCGTCGTGGTACACCATCCCGTTCGGGTCGTTCATCCACCCTTCGGTGGGGGCGAAGTGAAACGCCGGTCTGAACGGTTCGGTGTCGGTTTTGTCCGTTGCCATTGGTTGCGTTCGACCGCGTTGCCCCTACGTCGGTTCCGTCACACCGGTCCCGTAGGGCGTCTGTGGAGGTGCGGTCGTTGTCTCCATCGTTGCGCACAGAAGGATAAGTGTCGCGACACCGGCGGCACCGTCCCCCATCTCGGCGCGCTACGAGGCGGTGACCGTATAACCACCATGCACTCACAAGCCGAGCGGTTTGGCCGCTGCGGCCTGTACCTGTCGGCGCTATGTCAACACAAAACGCCGGTTCGCCGCTCGGTAACCTCGCTATCCTCTCGACAGTGGTCGACGCCGCTCTGGCCTTCCTGCGGGGTGACCGCTGGGCCGCGGCCATCCTGCTCGGCGCCGCGGCGCTCTCGACGCGGGTCACCGGCGCGGGTGTCGTCGCCTCACTGCTGGTTCGGATACTCAGGCGCCTCCGATGACGCTCTAGCGCTCCGATTTCGTCCCGACGAGCAGCGTGTCCTCGACCAGTGACTCGGTCCCCCGCCGGAGCCGCTCGGAGAGCGCCTGGTGGGATATCTCGAACTCCTCCGCGAGCTCCTCCAGCGTCTGTTTCTGTGGCACGTCGTAGTAGCCCTTCTGGACCGCCGTGATGAGCGCGCGGTACTGGTCTTCGGTGAGCCCGAACCGCCCGGAGGGTTGCCCGTCCATCTCGCGTATCGATTCGATGGTGAACTCCATCCCGTGGTCCTTGCAGAACTCGTGCGTCTCCGAGAGATGTGACCGGGACGGGAACATCACCCGCAGCCGCCACCCTTCGCGTCGGCCGTGGGCGTCCAGAATCGTCGCTTCGGAGTTCGTCAGCATATGCAGGAGGAGCTGGACCTGGTCGATCCAGTCCATCCGGTAGAGCAACTCGTCGCCGAAATCGGCGAGCATCGTGACGTTGTTCACCGTCGGGTCACCATCGATGGCGGCTTCGAGGGGCTCGCGGTCGGCGTTCCTGGCCCACAGCAGCGGCATGACGGCGTCGTCCCCGCTCTCGATGATGCGCTCGCTCTCGAACGTCACGTCGGGCAGTGCCTCGAAGGTGTGTGCGAGCGCAAGCTCCTCCGTCGGAACCGACCCGATTACGATGGTGGCCATACGCTGCTGATATTCTCAAACGAGTAACAAGAAACTTCTCTCGCGGTGTAGACACTGGGGACCAATCCGCTCGATTTGCCGACGAACCGACTCCGACCTGTAAGTTCCCGGTCAGCAA
The genomic region above belongs to Halomicroarcula saliterrae and contains:
- a CDS encoding helix-turn-helix domain-containing protein, whose protein sequence is MATIVIGSVPTEELALAHTFEALPDVTFESERIIESGDDAVMPLLWARNADREPLEAAIDGDPTVNNVTMLADFGDELLYRMDWIDQVQLLLHMLTNSEATILDAHGRREGWRLRVMFPSRSHLSETHEFCKDHGMEFTIESIREMDGQPSGRFGLTEDQYRALITAVQKGYYDVPQKQTLEELAEEFEISHQALSERLRRGTESLVEDTLLVGTKSER